One Desulfocurvibacter africanus subsp. africanus DSM 2603 genomic region harbors:
- a CDS encoding MucR family transcriptional regulator, with protein sequence MDDFLKEALEIVKAQASVRNMTEEEIISMVKSLAGGIQAIGASEGGESFNPAEDPKKAVKEKTIVCLDCGKSFKILTKKHLSTHGLTPDQYREKWDYPKKMPLVCKSLQRERRKKMKDMRLWEKRTGTGKGKDS encoded by the coding sequence ATGGACGACTTTCTCAAGGAAGCCTTGGAGATCGTCAAAGCACAGGCGAGCGTGCGCAATATGACCGAGGAGGAGATCATCTCCATGGTCAAGTCGTTGGCTGGAGGCATTCAAGCCATCGGAGCCAGCGAAGGCGGCGAATCCTTCAATCCGGCCGAGGATCCCAAAAAAGCAGTCAAGGAAAAGACGATCGTCTGCCTCGATTGCGGCAAGTCTTTCAAGATCCTGACCAAGAAGCATCTGTCCACTCATGGTCTCACGCCCGACCAGTACAGAGAGAAGTGGGACTATCCCAAGAAGATGCCCCTGGTCTGCAAATCCCTGCAGCGCGAGCGCCGCAAGAAGATGAAGGATATGCGCCTGTGGGAGAAACGCACTGGCACGGGCAAAGGCAAGGACAGCTAG
- the proC gene encoding pyrroline-5-carboxylate reductase produces MSPVIGFVGTGNMGTAIIRGLTGRGSLEFCGTDLNRDKLAELKRDCGLEPLATPNDVAQRSDYVVLAVKPQHLRPVLQDMSGHLTEAKCLVSIAAGIPVARLREWSGNACPVVRVMPNTPALVGAGVSAICLDDPRLSEAQKRQVQDLFTAVGAVHVLPETLFDAFTAVVGSGPAYVFYFMEALVESAVYLGLPRTQATDMVLGLLTGSGKLAAESGEHLSVLREMVTSPAGTTIRALVHMDRQAVRAAIIDAVEASYKRSIELGK; encoded by the coding sequence ATGAGCCCGGTCATCGGCTTTGTTGGCACCGGCAACATGGGCACGGCCATCATCCGTGGCCTGACCGGGCGTGGCAGTCTTGAATTCTGCGGGACGGATCTGAACAGGGACAAGCTCGCTGAACTCAAGCGCGATTGCGGGCTCGAGCCTTTGGCGACCCCCAACGATGTGGCTCAACGCTCGGACTACGTCGTGCTCGCCGTCAAACCGCAGCACCTGCGTCCAGTGCTGCAGGACATGTCCGGCCATCTCACGGAAGCCAAGTGTCTGGTGTCCATCGCGGCCGGCATACCCGTAGCGCGGCTGCGCGAATGGAGCGGCAATGCTTGTCCCGTGGTGCGCGTCATGCCCAATACGCCGGCCTTGGTGGGCGCGGGCGTGAGCGCGATATGCCTGGACGATCCTCGCTTGAGTGAGGCGCAGAAGCGTCAGGTGCAGGATCTGTTCACAGCCGTGGGCGCGGTGCATGTCCTGCCCGAGACATTGTTCGACGCATTCACGGCCGTGGTCGGCTCGGGTCCGGCCTATGTTTTCTATTTCATGGAGGCTCTGGTTGAATCGGCCGTGTACCTGGGCCTGCCCAGAACGCAGGCCACGGACATGGTGCTCGGCCTGCTGACCGGCTCTGGCAAGCTGGCCGCCGAGAGCGGCGAACATCTTTCGGTGCTGCGCGAGATGGTCACCTCGCCCGCGGGCACGACCATCCGGGCTCTGGTCCACATGGACCGCCAGGCCGTGCGCGCGGCGATCATCGACGCCGTGGAGGCCAGCTATAAACGCAGCATTGAACTCGGCAAATAG
- the ndk gene encoding nucleoside-diphosphate kinase, whose product MAERTLCIIKPDAVERNLTGAVLKMVQESGLKVVGMKMLQMSEQQAGGFYAVHKARPFFEDLCRFMCSGPIVVAVLEADNAVKRYRDLMGATNPANAAEGTIRKAYAQNIERNSVHGSDSLENAAIEIAYFFSNLELVG is encoded by the coding sequence ATGGCCGAAAGAACCCTTTGTATTATCAAGCCCGATGCCGTGGAGCGCAACCTGACTGGCGCCGTGCTCAAGATGGTTCAGGAGTCCGGGCTCAAGGTCGTGGGCATGAAGATGCTCCAGATGTCCGAGCAGCAGGCCGGAGGCTTCTACGCCGTGCACAAGGCGCGCCCCTTCTTCGAGGATCTGTGCAGGTTCATGTGCTCCGGCCCCATCGTGGTGGCAGTGCTCGAAGCCGACAATGCCGTTAAGCGCTACCGCGACCTCATGGGCGCGACCAACCCGGCGAATGCCGCCGAGGGCACCATCCGCAAGGCCTACGCCCAGAATATCGAGCGTAACTCGGTGCACGGCTCCGACTCGCTGGAGAACGCAGCCATCGAGATCGCCTACTTCTTCAGCAATCTCGAACTGGTGGGCTAG